The following are encoded together in the Salvia hispanica cultivar TCC Black 2014 chromosome 6, UniMelb_Shisp_WGS_1.0, whole genome shotgun sequence genome:
- the LOC125196805 gene encoding pentatricopeptide repeat-containing protein At1g02150-like — protein MLLQPTIQILPPNYHQKNSNHLQISSSLSLSSGLQNSAFFLKQPNLSTAFQTHNNPAFITCSSVPPPYSNGTVDYEKRPMLKWNSIYKKISLLDNSTLDVGAASVLNQAENEGKMLSKWELSRVVKELRKFRRFKLALQVYEWMNNRAERFRISTSDTAIQLDLIAKVHGISSAEQYFQKLPDGLKDKRIYGSLLNAYVRARMRGEAESLMGKIKNRGYASHPLPYNVMMTLYMSLKEYEKIEPLISEMKEKSIALDLYTYNIWLSSCGSVGSLEKMEQVFDRMQLDTTIKPNWTTYSTMATMYIKFGQHEKAVDSLRKIESRMTGRDRMPYHYLMSLYGSAGKKEDVYRVWNSYKASFVHIPNVGYHTMVSALLRMDDIAGAEELYDEWLKFRSVYDPRVGNLILSSYVKKGLFQKAEAFYNQIIETGGKPNSMTWEILSEIHIQNSRIPEALSCFQNAALTEGSKNWRPKLANVSAILDFSEQNGDIAMKNALIEVLRQVGSLEDKDFMSSLPALHDPLITDSAPTTVDRADSHDDEDADFVLLNQLQESL, from the exons ATGCTACTCCAACCCACTATCCAAATTCTTCCCCCAAATTATCACCAGAAGAATTCTAATCATTTGCAGATTTCGAGTTCGCTCTCATTGTCGTCTGGGCTTCAAAATTCGGCTTTTTTTCTCAAACAACCCAATTTATCTACCGCCTTCCAAACCCACAATAATCCAGCGTTTATCACGTGCTCATCTGTACCGCCGCCTTACAGCAATGGAACTGTTGATTACGAGAAGAGACCGATGCTGAAATGGAATTCTATATACAAGAAGATATCGTTGTTGGACAACTCTACTTTGGATGTGGGCGCTGCTTCTGTGTTGAATCAGGCCGAAAATGAGGGCAAGATGCTATCCAAATGGGAGCTCTCCAGAGTTGTGAAGGAGCTCAGGAAGTTCAGGCGCTTCAAATTGGCTCTTCAG GTTTATGAATGGATGAATAATAGAGCAGAAAGATTCAGAATATCCACAAGTGATACTGCTATTCAGCTAGATTTGATTGCTAAAGTGCATGGGATTTCAAGTGCTGAGCAATATTTTCAGAAGCTTCCAGATGGCTTAAAAGATAAGAGAATATACGGGTCCCTTTTGAATGCTTATGTCCGTGCTAGAATGAGAGGAGAAGCTGAATCTCTGATGGGTAAAATCAAGAATAGAGGATATGCTAGTCACCCACTTCCATATAATGTGATGATGACTCTCTATATGAGTCTTAAAGAATACGAAAAGATTGAGCCTTTGATATCTGAAATGAAGGAGAAGAGCATAGCATTAGATCTGTACACGTACAACATTTGGCTGTCATCCTGTGGATCTGTGGGATCCCTAGAGAAAATGGAACAAGTTTTTGACCGTATGCAGCTGGACACCACCATCAAGCCCAATTGGACTACTTATAGCACAATGGCCACAATGTATATCAAGTTTGGGCAGCACGAGAAGGCTGTAGACTCTTTGAGGAAGATTGAAAGTAGAATGACTGGTCGGGATCGTATGCCATATCATTATCTTATGAGTCTATATGGAAGCGCTGGTAAGAAAGAGGATGTCTATCGAGTGTGGAACAGCTACAAGGCTTCATTTGTCCATATTCCAAATGTAGGCTACCATACTATGGTCTCTGCTCTACTCAGAATGGACGACATTGCAGGTGCTGAGGAGTTGTATGATGAATGGCTCAAATTCAGATCAGTATATGACCCTAGAGTGGGAAATCTTATCTTGAGTTCATATGTCAAAAAAGGGCTTTTCCAGAAGGCAGAGGCCTTTTACAACCAGATAATTGAGACGGGAGGGAAACCTAATTCAATGACTTGGGAGATCCTTTCAGAAATCCACATCCAAAATTCGAGGATTCCTGAGGCTTTATCTTGCTTTCAGAATGCTGCTTTAACAGAAGGCTCGAAAAACTGGAGGCCAAAGCTGGCCAATGTCTCTGccattcttgatttttctGAGCAGAATGGCGACATTGCAATGAAGAACGCCTTAATAGAGGTCCTGAGACAAGTAGGCTCCCTTGAGGATAAAGACTTTATGTCAAGTTTACCGGCACTGCACGATCCGTTGATTACAGACAGTGCTCCGACAACAGTGGATAGAGCAGATAGtcatgatgatgaagatgcaGATTTTGTTCTTCTAAACCAACTCCAAGAGAGCTTGTGA